In Setaria viridis chromosome 5, Setaria_viridis_v4.0, whole genome shotgun sequence, the genomic stretch ccggcaGCCGCAGCACGCAGCTGATCCTGCTCCTGTAATCGCGCAGGCGGAAGAACCTGACCTTGAAGCTGAGGTCCGAGCGCACCCTCACTTTGATGTAGTAGAACCCCTCCCCGCTCTCCCTCCGGTATGTCCGCcgcacgtcgtcgtcgtccattACTGCCGAGCCGGTGAACGTGGCGGTGATCCGGGCGTCACTCTTGCTGCCCAGGTAAAACGGCGGGAGCGGGTCGAACCCGAACCGGTCGCCGTCGTAGAGCGCCTGCGCCTCGGCGTAGTCGTAGCGGATCCCGAACCGGTTGGGGTTCCGCAGGCGGATGGCCACGGTGAGGTTGTACTGGAGGAGGTCGCCGCCGTTGCCGTTACCGGCGCCGAGGTCGAAGCGGGAGAGCGCGGCGGAGTCGGCATACGCCTTGGGGGCGTCCGGGCGGAAAATGAGCCAGAGGACC encodes the following:
- the LOC117856846 gene encoding NDR1/HIN1-like protein 10 is translated as MAAYEKQQPPPQQPHLNAGYYGPAIPPPQPAYYPQPPPLRRGGGPGCLLCFLFKVVALVVIALGAATLVLWLIFRPDAPKAYADSAALSRFDLGAGNGNGGDLLQYNLTVAIRLRNPNRFGIRYDYAEAQALYDGDRFGFDPLPPFYLGSKSDARITATFTGSAVMDDDDVRRTYRRESGEGFYYIKVRVRSDLSFKVRFFRLRDYRSRISCVLRLPAPPAGGNANATAMTTLGTRCDVDF